The proteins below are encoded in one region of Bremerella sp. P1:
- a CDS encoding DUF1559 domain-containing protein: protein MKRRQAFTLVELLVVIAIIGILIALLLPAVQQAREAARRMTCTNHLKQLGLALHNYESTHQVLPRFGQRDADFSVQARLLPYIEQGNLYDLLDFSEVAFTGSWSEKIPNPLFASAFATPIPVYLCPSDPAPEITTLTTSAGPMTYGGLNYMVSIGSGTGTNYDFRWRTDGPFFEPSGCKFSGLTDGLSNTALMNETVRSVGPDTTLAAGELPKAPYQKTLNGSSGVGTSMGSTRGMSGSGSPWSGYTNGSGMIANPDVPSFWNQFTSWRGGESPALRGRGTTWAFSGAINSATNGYLSPNSHTPDVVTHFTGYFAARSFHPGGAEVLMGDGSVQFLPETIDLTINRAIYSGSGGEVIGDY, encoded by the coding sequence ATGAAAAGACGACAAGCTTTTACGCTGGTCGAGCTTCTGGTGGTGATTGCCATCATCGGAATCTTGATCGCTCTGTTACTCCCTGCCGTGCAACAGGCCCGCGAGGCGGCTCGGCGGATGACTTGTACCAACCACCTCAAGCAGTTGGGGTTAGCCCTGCACAACTACGAATCGACGCACCAGGTGTTGCCTCGGTTTGGTCAGCGCGACGCCGACTTCTCGGTTCAAGCGCGTTTGTTGCCGTACATCGAACAAGGCAACCTGTACGACCTGTTGGACTTCTCCGAAGTTGCTTTCACCGGCAGTTGGAGCGAGAAGATCCCCAATCCGCTTTTCGCGAGTGCGTTTGCTACACCCATTCCGGTTTATCTTTGCCCCAGCGACCCAGCACCGGAGATCACTACGCTGACGACCAGTGCCGGCCCAATGACCTACGGCGGGCTGAACTACATGGTGAGCATCGGCAGCGGCACGGGGACGAACTATGACTTCCGCTGGCGAACCGACGGTCCGTTCTTCGAGCCAAGCGGGTGCAAGTTCTCTGGACTCACCGATGGCCTGAGCAACACGGCGCTGATGAACGAAACGGTTCGTAGCGTCGGCCCTGATACGACCCTGGCCGCTGGCGAGTTGCCGAAGGCTCCGTACCAAAAAACGCTCAACGGATCGAGCGGCGTGGGCACGAGCATGGGATCGACCCGCGGCATGAGCGGCAGTGGTAGCCCTTGGAGCGGTTACACCAACGGTAGCGGGATGATTGCCAATCCGGATGTCCCTTCGTTCTGGAATCAATTCACCAGTTGGCGTGGCGGCGAGAGCCCTGCCTTGCGGGGCCGCGGTACGACGTGGGCGTTCAGTGGGGCGATCAACTCGGCCACCAACGGGTATCTTTCGCCCAACAGCCACACGCCGGACGTGGTTACCCATTTCACCGGCTACTTCGCGGCCCGCAGTTTTCATCCTGGCGGCGCGGAAGTGCTGATGGGTGACGGCTCGGTACAGTTCCTGCCGGAGACGATCGACCTGACCATCAACCGCGCCATCTACAGTGGTAGCGGCGGTGAAGTGATCGGTGACTATTAA